In Patescibacteria group bacterium, a single window of DNA contains:
- the eno gene encoding phosphopyruvate hydratase: MAKVQKIWAREILDSRANPTVEAYCLLDNGIVAISSVPSGISTGTYEAHELRDGDPKRYKGKGVLKAVENVTNILGPAIIGMDPNQQEEIDKKMMALDGTENKEKLGANSILSISEVVAKAAALDKKEPLFKYFWDVSEQRQIPVHKKIPTPLFNMINGGLHGAGNLDFQEFFVIPASSKSFSQGLEMGVEIYLSIGENLARRGAIHSVGDEGGYAPNLFTNADALEILVESIRETSYVLGSDVFLGLDVAANSIYKNGRYSIRDKSGPLDELAMIDYFKELNFTYHLEVLEDPLYEDAWTGWNKLLQTLDPQMSIVGDDLLVTNPKRIDKAIAQKACNTILVKPNQIGTVTETLEVVKKARDAGWKVIVSHRSGETTDTFLADFAVGVGADYIKSGAPARGERVVKYNRLSAIESDMKQMGVLPK; encoded by the coding sequence ATGGCAAAAGTGCAAAAAATTTGGGCTAGAGAAATTTTAGATTCCAGAGCAAATCCTACAGTTGAAGCTTATTGTCTTCTTGATAATGGAATTGTTGCGATTTCATCAGTTCCATCTGGAATTTCAACTGGAACATATGAAGCACATGAACTTCGAGACGGAGACCCAAAGCGATATAAAGGAAAGGGAGTATTGAAGGCTGTTGAAAATGTAACTAATATACTTGGCCCTGCAATTATTGGAATGGATCCAAACCAACAGGAAGAAATTGATAAAAAAATGATGGCATTGGACGGGACAGAAAATAAAGAAAAACTTGGGGCAAATAGTATTTTATCTATTTCCGAAGTTGTAGCTAAAGCTGCGGCTCTTGATAAAAAAGAACCGCTTTTTAAGTATTTTTGGGATGTCTCAGAACAAAGACAAATTCCAGTTCATAAAAAAATTCCAACACCACTTTTTAATATGATTAATGGAGGACTTCATGGAGCAGGAAATTTGGATTTTCAGGAATTTTTTGTAATTCCTGCTTCTTCCAAAAGTTTTTCTCAGGGTCTTGAGATGGGTGTGGAAATTTATTTGAGTATCGGAGAGAACCTGGCGAGACGCGGGGCAATTCATAGCGTTGGAGACGAAGGAGGATATGCGCCAAATCTTTTTACAAATGCTGATGCACTTGAAATCTTAGTTGAATCGATTCGCGAAACTTCGTATGTTTTGGGGTCTGATGTATTTTTGGGATTAGATGTTGCTGCAAACTCTATTTACAAAAATGGCCGTTATTCAATCAGAGATAAATCAGGGCCGCTTGATGAACTTGCGATGATTGATTATTTTAAGGAACTTAATTTTACATACCACCTTGAAGTGCTTGAAGACCCTCTTTATGAAGATGCTTGGACTGGATGGAATAAATTACTTCAAACTCTTGATCCTCAAATGTCTATTGTCGGTGATGATCTTTTAGTAACTAATCCAAAAAGAATTGATAAAGCAATTGCACAAAAAGCTTGCAATACAATTTTAGTTAAGCCAAATCAAATTGGAACTGTGACTGAAACTTTGGAGGTTGTTAAAAAAGCTCGAGATGCAGGATGGAAAGTAATTGTATCTCATCGATCTGGAGAAACTACTGATACATTCCTTGCTGATTTTGCTGTTGGAGTTGGAGCTGATTATATAAAAAGCGGAGCTCCTGCCCGCGGAGAACGCGTTGTTAAATATAATCGCCTTTCTGCAATTGAATCTGATATGAAACAAATGGGAGTACTTCCGAAGTAA
- the ppsA gene encoding phosphoenolpyruvate synthase has product MAANDKLILQFKDIDKTMTSQVGGKGANLGEMTQAKFPVPNGFAVTVASYNLFLDENNLRPEINGIIKTLDVNNADQLEKAASAIQNKLLKAKVPDAVGKETIKSYRKLSGIFKKAQVAVRSSATAEDLPGMSFAGQQATFLNIKGESNLLNSIRECWASLFTARAIFYRANNKIPTEKVGICVIIQKMVESEVSGVMFTVDPVKNDKERIVVDTVWGLGEMIVQGSVIPDHYVVQKGTFSILSKEVSDQSIQLIKVNGITKEVEVPKKQRENQKITDEEVVEIAKIGNRLQEHYYYPQDVEWARDKDGGIYIVQTRPITTLDAKPKAKTKMGESDVETAQTPILTGIPASPGVGTGPVRVLKSPKEIDKVHQGDVLVAKMTSPDYVPAMKKAAAIITDEGGETSHAAIVSRELGVPCVVGTKEATKKLKDDFVVTVDGKAGMIYLGAKVKTEVKAEAMETQYRKTRNTKTATHVYVNLAEPDRVKEIAKRNVDGIGLLRAEFMIANIGVHPKQAIKDKKQNDFINKLADNLEVFCKAFGDRPVVYRATDFKTNEYRQLKGGANWEPVEPNPLMGFRGAFRYVSDPEVFNLELNAIKKVRSKHKNLHIMIPFVRSPQELARVRRLVASEELFRTGDFKFWMMCELPVNVILLEDFIKVGIDGVSIGSNDLSMLLLGTDRDNSEVASEFDERSPALLWALRRIIKTCHKYGVTASICGQAPSTYDDLVEELVKMGITSVSINPDAIDRVRNVIYETERKIGK; this is encoded by the coding sequence ATGGCTGCCAACGATAAACTAATACTTCAGTTTAAAGATATTGATAAAACAATGACTTCCCAAGTAGGCGGAAAGGGTGCAAACCTAGGCGAAATGACGCAGGCAAAGTTTCCTGTTCCAAACGGATTTGCTGTAACTGTTGCTTCATATAATTTGTTTTTGGATGAAAATAATTTAAGACCTGAGATTAACGGAATAATAAAAACTCTTGATGTAAATAATGCTGACCAGCTTGAGAAAGCTGCAAGCGCGATTCAAAATAAACTTTTGAAAGCTAAAGTCCCTGATGCTGTTGGAAAAGAAACAATAAAATCTTATCGGAAACTTTCGGGAATATTTAAGAAGGCACAAGTTGCTGTTCGCTCCAGTGCAACTGCTGAAGATTTGCCGGGAATGAGCTTTGCAGGACAACAAGCTACATTTTTAAATATTAAAGGTGAATCAAATTTATTGAACTCGATTCGCGAATGCTGGGCTTCGCTTTTTACAGCGCGCGCAATTTTTTATAGAGCTAATAATAAAATTCCAACAGAAAAGGTGGGAATCTGCGTCATTATCCAAAAAATGGTTGAGAGCGAAGTTTCTGGAGTTATGTTTACAGTTGACCCGGTTAAAAACGATAAAGAAAGAATTGTGGTTGATACAGTTTGGGGATTAGGCGAAATGATTGTTCAGGGATCTGTTATTCCAGATCATTATGTTGTCCAAAAAGGAACTTTCTCAATTCTTTCAAAAGAAGTTTCTGATCAATCAATACAATTAATTAAAGTAAATGGAATTACAAAAGAAGTTGAAGTTCCTAAAAAACAAAGAGAGAATCAGAAAATTACTGATGAAGAAGTAGTCGAAATTGCAAAAATTGGGAACAGACTTCAGGAACATTATTATTATCCTCAAGATGTTGAATGGGCTCGGGATAAAGACGGCGGGATATATATAGTACAGACTCGTCCAATCACAACGCTTGATGCAAAACCAAAAGCAAAAACTAAAATGGGCGAATCCGATGTAGAAACAGCACAAACACCAATACTTACGGGAATTCCCGCATCTCCCGGAGTTGGAACTGGGCCAGTACGAGTTCTGAAATCTCCGAAAGAAATTGATAAGGTGCATCAAGGTGATGTGCTTGTAGCTAAAATGACTTCTCCGGATTATGTTCCTGCAATGAAAAAAGCTGCAGCAATTATTACTGATGAAGGTGGAGAAACTTCACACGCTGCGATAGTTTCCCGAGAGCTTGGAGTTCCTTGCGTTGTTGGTACAAAAGAAGCTACCAAAAAACTTAAAGATGATTTTGTTGTGACTGTTGATGGCAAAGCTGGGATGATTTATTTAGGAGCAAAAGTAAAAACTGAAGTTAAAGCGGAAGCAATGGAAACGCAGTACCGTAAAACTCGTAATACTAAGACTGCAACACATGTTTATGTAAATTTGGCTGAGCCTGATCGAGTAAAAGAAATTGCAAAGCGAAACGTAGACGGAATAGGCCTTCTTCGAGCTGAGTTTATGATTGCAAATATTGGAGTGCATCCGAAGCAAGCTATTAAAGACAAAAAGCAAAATGATTTTATAAATAAGCTTGCTGATAATTTGGAAGTATTTTGTAAGGCATTTGGAGATCGACCGGTCGTTTACCGTGCAACTGATTTTAAAACAAACGAATATCGCCAACTTAAAGGCGGAGCGAATTGGGAACCAGTTGAGCCAAACCCGTTGATGGGATTTAGAGGAGCATTTAGATACGTATCAGACCCTGAAGTATTTAATCTTGAACTTAATGCTATTAAAAAGGTACGAAGTAAACACAAGAATTTACATATCATGATTCCATTTGTGAGAAGCCCTCAGGAACTTGCAAGAGTTCGAAGACTAGTTGCATCTGAAGAATTATTTAGAACAGGAGATTTTAAATTTTGGATGATGTGCGAACTTCCGGTGAATGTAATTTTACTTGAAGATTTTATAAAAGTGGGAATTGATGGGGTCTCTATTGGAAGTAATGATTTATCAATGCTTTTACTTGGAACAGATCGAGACAATAGTGAGGTCGCAAGCGAATTTGATGAAAGATCACCAGCGCTTCTTTGGGCATTAAGACGCATTATAAAAACTTGCCATAAATACGGCGTGACTGCGTCTATTTGCGGACAGGCTCCAAGTACTTATGACGATTTGGTTGAAGAGCTTGTAAAAATGGGAATAACTAGCGTTTCAATTAACCCTGATGCAATTGACCGAGTGAGAAATGTAATTTATGAAACAGAAAGGAAGATAGGAAAATAA
- a CDS encoding phosphomannomutase/phosphoglucomutase produces the protein MDTSIFKAYDIRGIFPTTLNENIAYKIAQGYAEYVKPQAPVVVGNDVRLHSVEIKNAIIRGLNDAGIDTVDVGLITTDMLYFCVGSFGYGGGIQATASHNPPEWHGIKMIREKVIPLNLEEGINQIKDFVVQGKTINVANKGKNATRDIENEYCQFILGFLTQKNIKPMKIVIDPNFGYSGKIFEKIIELGNLPIELIKLNFEPDGTFPKGRPDPFIPENRIEFMDLVKNSEADLGIAWDADGDRVFFCADGGEFTEPYYLNTILIKQMLADHPREKIIYDPRYTWALIEAIKNAGGEALLCRVGHSYIKEMMRKDNALFATESSGHTYYRDYFFADCGMIPPMQVINFLSSNNVKLSDSVKPVMNKYFISGEINTEVVDKEAKMNEIAEKYKDGQQSRLDGIAIEYQEYRFCVRPSNTENLLRLTLEAKSKELMEEKRDEVLRLIRS, from the coding sequence ATGGACACTTCTATTTTTAAAGCGTATGACATTCGCGGAATTTTCCCGACAACTTTAAACGAAAATATTGCTTACAAAATAGCTCAAGGGTATGCAGAGTATGTAAAACCACAGGCGCCAGTTGTTGTGGGAAATGATGTTCGCCTTCATAGTGTTGAAATAAAAAATGCAATTATTCGAGGGCTTAATGATGCTGGAATTGATACTGTCGATGTTGGTTTAATAACGACTGATATGCTTTATTTTTGCGTTGGAAGTTTTGGCTATGGAGGAGGAATTCAAGCAACTGCATCTCACAACCCTCCAGAGTGGCATGGAATAAAAATGATTCGCGAAAAAGTTATCCCGCTTAATCTGGAAGAAGGAATAAATCAGATCAAGGATTTTGTGGTGCAAGGAAAAACGATAAATGTGGCAAATAAAGGCAAAAACGCAACAAGAGATATTGAAAACGAATATTGCCAGTTTATTTTAGGCTTTTTAACACAGAAAAATATCAAACCAATGAAGATAGTGATAGATCCAAACTTTGGCTACAGTGGAAAAATTTTTGAAAAGATAATTGAACTTGGAAATTTGCCAATAGAATTAATTAAATTAAATTTTGAACCTGATGGAACTTTTCCAAAAGGAAGACCAGATCCTTTTATTCCGGAAAACAGAATTGAATTTATGGATTTAGTGAAAAATAGCGAAGCGGATTTGGGAATTGCCTGGGACGCTGACGGAGACAGAGTGTTTTTTTGCGCTGATGGCGGCGAATTTACCGAGCCTTATTATCTAAATACAATTTTAATAAAGCAAATGCTTGCAGATCATCCGAGGGAAAAAATTATATATGATCCAAGATATACCTGGGCCTTGATTGAAGCAATTAAAAATGCAGGTGGAGAAGCTTTGCTTTGCAGGGTTGGACATTCATATATAAAAGAAATGATGCGAAAAGACAACGCTCTTTTTGCAACGGAATCAAGCGGACATACTTATTATCGTGATTATTTTTTTGCTGACTGCGGAATGATCCCCCCAATGCAAGTAATTAATTTTTTATCCAGCAATAACGTAAAGCTTTCTGATTCTGTAAAACCTGTAATGAATAAATATTTTATTTCAGGAGAAATTAATACAGAAGTAGTTGATAAAGAAGCTAAAATGAACGAAATTGCTGAAAAATATAAAGATGGACAGCAATCAAGACTTGACGGAATTGCAATTGAATATCAGGAGTATAGATTTTGTGTGCGGCCAAGTAACACAGAAAATTTATTAAGACTCACACTTGAGGCAAAATCTAAAGAATTAATGGAAGAGAAACGGGATGAAGTATTACGATTAATAAGATCATAA
- a CDS encoding bifunctional phosphoglucose/phosphomannose isomerase → MLDDLPKISQLDKGNILSSIEHLPEQIQDAWNEIQKVELPQEYGDCQNIVVAGMGGSALGGRIVHYLEFKNLRVPVEVVTNYHLPSYVNNKTLVILSSYSGNTEETISCAADGVNKNAKIFGIETGGKLLEILEEHKLPFYKIDPANNPSGQPRMGLGYSISSILAILSKLKFIDIEDDEILNAIEITEKFVKEFGVRSHTENNIAKKLADKLANKIPVLISSEHLVGSTHAFKNQLNENSKNFSMHFEISELNHHLMEGLKYPAKAKEILHFVFFESNNYFERIQKRYSITQDVVKQNGYGFDIYKMQSKHKLEEVFELLALGSYISFYIAMIHGIDPSPIPWVDYFKKKME, encoded by the coding sequence ATGCTTGATGACCTGCCAAAAATTTCTCAACTTGATAAGGGAAATATTTTATCTTCAATAGAACATTTGCCGGAACAAATTCAGGATGCCTGGAATGAAATACAAAAAGTAGAATTACCGCAGGAATACGGAGACTGCCAAAATATTGTGGTTGCTGGAATGGGAGGGTCGGCTTTAGGAGGACGCATTGTCCATTATTTGGAATTTAAAAATTTGAGAGTACCAGTTGAAGTTGTTACAAATTATCACTTACCTTCTTATGTAAATAATAAAACGCTTGTAATTTTGTCCAGTTATTCGGGAAACACTGAGGAAACAATTTCATGTGCTGCAGACGGCGTAAATAAAAATGCCAAGATCTTTGGAATTGAAACTGGCGGTAAACTTCTTGAAATCTTAGAAGAACATAAACTACCCTTTTATAAAATTGATCCAGCAAATAATCCGAGCGGACAACCAAGAATGGGTTTGGGTTATTCGATTTCAAGTATTTTGGCGATTTTAAGCAAACTTAAATTTATTGATATTGAAGATGATGAAATTTTAAACGCAATTGAAATTACAGAAAAGTTTGTAAAAGAATTTGGAGTACGCAGTCATACAGAAAACAATATTGCAAAAAAACTTGCAGATAAATTGGCAAATAAAATTCCTGTTTTAATTTCCAGTGAACATTTAGTTGGCTCGACCCATGCTTTTAAAAATCAACTGAATGAAAATTCTAAAAATTTTAGTATGCATTTTGAAATTTCAGAATTAAATCACCATTTGATGGAAGGACTAAAATATCCAGCAAAGGCAAAGGAAATTTTACATTTTGTTTTTTTTGAAAGTAATAATTATTTTGAACGAATACAAAAGAGATATTCAATTACACAAGACGTGGTAAAACAAAACGGATATGGATTTGATATTTATAAAATGCAATCTAAACATAAACTTGAAGAAGTTTTTGAGTTACTTGCGCTTGGAAGTTATATAAGTTTCTATATCGCAATGATTCATGGAATCGATCCCAGCCCAATTCCTTGGGTTGACTATTTTAAGAAGAAAATGGAATAA